The Allochromatium tepidum genome has a window encoding:
- a CDS encoding glutamine amidotransferase produces MKTAVAIRHMAFEDLGSFASVLDRRGWALRYLEAGVDRLDDIDPVEPDLLVVLGGPIGAYEEASYPFIRDELRILERRLQADRPTLGICLGAQMMARALGARVYPGPCKEIGWTPLCLSPEGQVSPPAHLDGALTSMLHWHGDTFDLPHGATRLASTDLYPNQAFSWGRSALALQCHPEVRADRLEHWLIGHAAELAAAGISIPDLRAESARLAPTLEQQGRRFFDAWLTTIDTRP; encoded by the coding sequence ATGAAGACAGCGGTCGCGATTCGACACATGGCGTTTGAAGACCTGGGGTCTTTCGCTTCGGTATTGGACCGGCGCGGCTGGGCTCTGCGCTATCTGGAGGCCGGCGTCGACCGGCTCGACGACATCGATCCGGTTGAGCCGGACCTGCTGGTCGTGCTGGGCGGGCCGATCGGTGCCTACGAAGAGGCGAGCTATCCGTTCATCCGCGATGAGCTGCGCATCCTGGAGAGGCGCTTGCAGGCCGATCGCCCGACGCTCGGGATCTGTCTGGGCGCGCAGATGATGGCGCGGGCGCTCGGGGCGCGTGTCTATCCGGGACCGTGCAAAGAGATCGGCTGGACACCGCTGTGTCTGTCGCCGGAGGGACAGGTCTCGCCGCCGGCGCACCTCGATGGCGCCCTGACCTCGATGCTGCACTGGCACGGCGACACCTTCGATCTGCCACACGGTGCCACGCGACTGGCCTCCACCGACCTGTATCCCAACCAAGCCTTCTCCTGGGGACGCTCGGCGCTCGCGCTCCAGTGTCACCCCGAAGTCCGTGCCGACCGGCTCGAACACTGGCTGATCGGTCATGCCGCCGAGCTGGCCGCTGCGGGGATTTCGATCCCGGACTTGCGCGCCGAGAGTGCACGTCTGGCGCCGACCCTGGAGCAACAGGGGCGGCGCTTCTTCGACGCCTGGCTCACGACGATCGATACGCGCCCATGA